A genomic region of Gemmata massiliana contains the following coding sequences:
- a CDS encoding sulfatase-like hydrolase/transferase — MKVIFFALNGCPASWLGAYGNDWVGTPHLDRLASEAVTFDRHISDCPEPSAARRAWLGAGCGSNPSPTPPLNGEGLKSSESGVAPVAFGSVPPSFLGKGGRGLGSAPRSILIRANHPDTDAPDWFYAGWDEVFDARPQATDDSPLDALLRAFPAILDRLADVPDFLLWVETDRLIPPWDVQQDVFEAYLEDAEEPEPEEDSDHQSEDDPDDADEIDAETETAEQETEDLEEPDVEAEADQPLPEEEPVTPFADPPTGPFDRSDLDAWDWLHRTFAAVVTKLDAELGGLFEHLRERGLDQSAAWIVTSDYGHPLGEHGQIGLHRPWLHEEFVHLPLIMRLPQGKQAGRRVLGFTQPPDVCHTLHALFGTTPPTNSNGFSLLPLAHGEAESLRPFVCTKLELGDATEIAIRTEDSALLVPVRVPEGDTPREPLLYEKPDDRWEVNDIRARNIDRADELEAKLRAELQK; from the coding sequence ATGAAAGTCATCTTCTTCGCGCTGAACGGGTGCCCGGCCAGTTGGCTGGGCGCTTACGGTAACGATTGGGTCGGCACCCCGCACCTCGACCGCCTCGCGTCCGAAGCCGTCACGTTCGACCGGCACATCAGTGACTGCCCCGAACCGTCCGCCGCGCGCCGGGCGTGGCTGGGGGCAGGTTGTGGCTCGAACCCCTCCCCAACCCCTCCCCTAAATGGAGAGGGGCTTAAAAGCAGTGAGAGCGGCGTGGCGCCGGTTGCGTTTGGTTCTGTTCCCCCTTCCTTCCTAGGGAAGGGGGGAAGGGGGTTAGGTTCTGCTCCCCGATCCATTCTCATTCGCGCGAATCACCCCGATACGGACGCTCCCGACTGGTTCTACGCCGGCTGGGACGAAGTGTTCGACGCCCGACCGCAAGCGACCGATGATTCCCCGCTCGACGCGCTGCTCCGCGCGTTCCCCGCAATCCTCGACCGACTTGCTGACGTTCCCGATTTCCTGCTCTGGGTCGAGACCGATCGACTCATTCCGCCGTGGGACGTGCAGCAGGACGTGTTTGAAGCGTACTTGGAAGACGCGGAAGAGCCGGAACCCGAAGAGGATTCGGACCACCAAAGCGAGGATGACCCGGACGACGCGGACGAAATTGACGCCGAGACGGAAACCGCTGAACAAGAAACTGAGGATCTTGAGGAACCGGACGTTGAGGCCGAAGCTGATCAGCCATTACCCGAGGAAGAGCCGGTCACGCCGTTCGCGGACCCGCCTACCGGACCGTTCGATCGGAGCGATCTCGACGCTTGGGACTGGCTGCACCGCACGTTCGCGGCCGTCGTGACGAAACTCGACGCCGAACTCGGGGGCCTTTTCGAGCACCTGCGCGAGCGCGGACTGGATCAATCTGCGGCGTGGATCGTGACATCTGATTACGGTCATCCGCTCGGCGAACACGGGCAGATCGGGTTGCATCGTCCCTGGCTTCATGAAGAATTCGTCCACCTGCCTCTCATCATGCGCCTCCCCCAAGGCAAACAAGCCGGGCGCCGCGTTTTGGGCTTCACGCAACCGCCGGACGTGTGCCACACTCTTCACGCGCTCTTTGGGACTACTCCACCTACCAACTCGAACGGTTTCAGCCTTCTCCCGCTCGCGCACGGCGAAGCGGAATCGTTGCGCCCCTTCGTCTGCACCAAACTCGAGCTTGGTGACGCGACTGAGATTGCCATCCGCACGGAGGATTCGGCCCTGTTGGTGCCGGTCCGTGTGCCCGAAGGCGATACTCCGCGTGAGCCGCTGTTGTACGAGAAGCCCGACGACCGTTGGGAGGTCAATGACATCCGCGCGCGAAACATTGACCGAGCCGACGAACTCGAAGCGAAATTACGCGCGGAACTACAGAAATGA
- a CDS encoding WD40 repeat domain-containing serine/threonine protein kinase — MDSSDSLKIDENLARFLAAYDQGLEGGDTDALTVNVPFQPANSSSVTTERPVTPMRPDAPNEGSLGELLPDPGYRGGRSSFTPPPSLAGNPHRIGRFELRRQLGKGGCGIVFLAYDPKLRREIALKIPRPEMLLNLDAKRRLKLEALAASEFDHPNLVPVYEWGEIGPLCFIATAFCPGLTLAEWIDRQAFPVPLRQAARLVATVADAVQHAHDRGVLHRDLKPNNVILQEVKVEENDEAPAGGVQMRGEYFIPRVVDFGLAKLAERGGPSETATRQILGTPKYMAPEQAQARREDIGPPADVYALGVVLYELVAGRAPYDGASDVEVLRQSVEGKAAPPRHFRPDLPRDLEAICLKAMARTTTERYRTAIDFADDLRRFLDGRPTIARPLAWSGRAIRWLRRNDQIVAIAVLAVIALFVTLLGTWNSWQNRNLRSTHNKELNDVLSSQAERNRFDQQREYARHVRDAFYAWRGGSTGVATDSLDSARRAANALVEPNDFPLDYLSRLVKAERLHIECPAGAVTALAVAPDGTRLATGHADGTLTVWDRATGNQLGTLKAHAGAVTHVAFGLDGAVIVTVGRFDDSSSNLTTWSVTRAGIVAPESGGRRIAIADATCCAVSPDGKTVFVGDAGGSVVKVQLANPQVRLAASSTIGGAIVAVSVTPDGAKVLVADSSGITCRRTADLKHEALPTPVLRADVTAVAANTSGAPVIGTEGGAVFVSGTAPSGAGSRRISWVAVSGANIAANGKPGRVRIGDADLATGDTGAVLAGAFSPDGKTFFTGSEDGIVRSWDVGRDLSERAAWAEGRVVSITVSSAGSEFVVATDRAVHRHGTGPRVKIAGTVRVIQVLSTGATRAVAFEGKSVVVSDFAGSASREQFRVAVPGRRAPTAVALTPDGTRLAVGDDSGHITVWSIADRAVIETIDTGSRYAVRELIISDDGRLVATRTPVGVCVWALGTPGQFTTIYADDRAVFQFLPGGDRVVTAGRDGGLIVWSVSGREEMRLLGHVGRVTGLGVSPDGRTLVSGYATGEVAFWDLKTGQDLFAFRRHSTPVTTIEFSADGKFMITGGDGQIAVWDARE; from the coding sequence ATGGATTCGTCCGATTCGCTGAAAATTGACGAGAACCTTGCGCGCTTTCTGGCCGCCTACGACCAGGGGCTTGAGGGCGGGGACACAGACGCGCTGACCGTCAACGTCCCATTTCAACCGGCCAACTCGTCCTCGGTCACCACCGAGCGCCCGGTCACGCCGATGCGCCCGGACGCCCCGAACGAGGGTTCGCTCGGCGAACTGCTCCCGGACCCGGGATACCGGGGCGGGCGCTCGTCTTTTACACCACCTCCTTCTCTCGCCGGTAACCCTCACCGCATCGGCCGGTTCGAGTTGCGCCGGCAACTCGGTAAGGGCGGTTGCGGCATCGTGTTCCTTGCCTACGACCCAAAGCTCCGGCGCGAAATCGCGCTGAAGATCCCGCGCCCCGAGATGCTGCTCAACCTGGACGCGAAGCGCCGGCTCAAGCTCGAAGCACTCGCGGCCTCGGAGTTCGATCACCCGAACCTCGTGCCGGTTTACGAGTGGGGCGAGATCGGCCCGCTCTGCTTTATCGCGACGGCGTTCTGCCCGGGTCTGACGCTCGCGGAGTGGATCGACCGGCAGGCGTTTCCGGTTCCCCTGCGGCAAGCGGCCCGGTTGGTCGCCACGGTCGCCGATGCGGTGCAGCACGCGCACGACCGCGGCGTGTTACACCGTGACCTGAAACCGAACAACGTGATTCTCCAGGAAGTGAAGGTCGAGGAGAACGACGAGGCACCGGCGGGTGGCGTTCAGATGCGCGGGGAGTATTTCATACCGCGCGTGGTGGACTTTGGGCTGGCGAAACTAGCCGAACGCGGCGGCCCCTCGGAAACCGCCACGCGCCAGATCCTCGGTACGCCGAAGTACATGGCTCCGGAACAAGCTCAGGCCCGGCGCGAGGACATCGGCCCGCCGGCCGACGTGTACGCGCTCGGGGTCGTTCTGTACGAACTGGTCGCCGGCCGCGCGCCCTACGACGGCGCGAGCGACGTGGAAGTGCTCCGACAGTCCGTTGAGGGGAAGGCCGCGCCCCCGCGCCACTTCCGACCTGATCTCCCGCGAGACCTGGAAGCGATTTGCCTCAAGGCGATGGCGCGGACCACGACCGAACGGTACCGTACCGCGATCGACTTCGCCGACGACCTGCGCCGGTTCCTCGACGGGCGCCCGACGATCGCGCGCCCGCTCGCGTGGTCCGGGCGCGCGATCCGGTGGCTCCGCCGTAACGACCAGATCGTGGCCATCGCAGTGCTCGCGGTGATCGCCCTGTTCGTCACGCTCCTCGGCACGTGGAACTCGTGGCAGAACCGGAACCTCCGCAGTACCCACAACAAAGAACTCAATGACGTCCTTAGTAGTCAGGCCGAGCGCAACCGCTTCGATCAGCAGCGAGAGTACGCGCGTCACGTGCGTGACGCCTTTTACGCCTGGCGGGGCGGGAGCACCGGGGTCGCGACCGATTCGCTAGATTCGGCCCGGCGCGCCGCGAACGCGCTCGTGGAGCCGAACGACTTCCCGCTCGATTACCTCTCGCGCCTGGTCAAAGCGGAGCGGCTCCACATCGAGTGCCCCGCGGGAGCCGTCACTGCGCTCGCGGTCGCGCCTGATGGGACGCGGCTCGCCACCGGCCATGCCGACGGGACGCTCACCGTGTGGGACCGCGCGACGGGGAACCAGCTCGGTACGCTGAAGGCGCACGCGGGCGCTGTAACGCACGTCGCGTTCGGCCTGGATGGGGCCGTGATCGTAACCGTCGGGCGGTTCGACGATTCCTCCTCGAATTTGACCACGTGGAGCGTCACACGGGCCGGGATCGTGGCCCCCGAATCGGGCGGCCGGCGCATCGCCATTGCAGACGCGACCTGCTGTGCAGTATCGCCCGACGGAAAGACCGTGTTCGTCGGTGACGCCGGTGGTTCTGTGGTGAAAGTGCAACTCGCGAACCCGCAGGTGCGGCTTGCGGCTTCCAGCACCATAGGCGGGGCAATTGTGGCCGTTTCGGTCACCCCGGATGGTGCGAAGGTGCTAGTGGCCGATTCGAGCGGGATCACGTGTCGTCGGACCGCTGATTTGAAACACGAAGCGCTGCCGACTCCGGTATTACGTGCGGATGTCACAGCGGTTGCAGCAAATACGAGCGGTGCGCCCGTGATTGGGACCGAAGGCGGGGCCGTGTTCGTTTCGGGCACGGCACCTTCGGGCGCGGGTAGCAGGCGCATTTCGTGGGTTGCAGTTAGTGGAGCTAACATCGCGGCGAACGGGAAACCGGGCCGTGTGCGAATTGGTGACGCGGATCTCGCGACGGGCGATACGGGTGCGGTCCTCGCAGGGGCGTTTTCGCCCGACGGGAAGACCTTCTTCACGGGAAGCGAGGACGGGATCGTTCGGTCGTGGGACGTGGGGCGCGATTTATCCGAGCGGGCGGCGTGGGCTGAGGGGCGGGTCGTTTCGATTACTGTTTCGTCTGCGGGTAGCGAGTTCGTCGTTGCGACCGATCGCGCCGTCCATCGTCACGGGACGGGGCCGCGGGTGAAAATAGCCGGTACGGTGCGGGTGATTCAAGTCCTCAGTACCGGAGCCACGCGCGCGGTCGCGTTCGAGGGGAAATCGGTCGTCGTGTCCGACTTCGCCGGGAGCGCGTCGCGCGAACAGTTCCGAGTTGCTGTACCCGGGCGCCGGGCACCGACCGCGGTCGCGTTGACACCGGACGGCACGCGACTGGCGGTCGGTGACGACTCGGGACACATCACAGTGTGGTCGATCGCGGACCGGGCCGTGATCGAGACGATCGATACCGGTTCGCGGTACGCGGTGCGCGAGCTGATTATCTCGGACGACGGCCGGCTCGTTGCAACTCGCACTCCTGTCGGTGTGTGCGTGTGGGCACTCGGTACGCCGGGGCAGTTCACGACGATCTACGCCGACGACCGCGCGGTGTTTCAGTTCCTTCCCGGCGGCGACCGGGTCGTGACCGCGGGACGCGACGGCGGGCTGATCGTGTGGTCCGTGAGCGGTCGAGAGGAGATGCGGTTGCTCGGGCACGTCGGGCGCGTGACCGGCCTGGGCGTGTCCCCCGACGGGCGCACGCTCGTCAGCGGGTACGCAACGGGCGAGGTCGCGTTCTGGGATCTGAAGACGGGTCAGGATCTGTTCGCGTTCCGGCGGCACTCCACTCCGGTAACCACCATCGAGTTTTCCGCCGACGGCAAGTTCATGATCACGGGTGGGGACGGTCAAATCGCAGTGTGGGATGCTCGGGAATAG
- a CDS encoding APC family permease, with protein sequence MSDQPGAHAEPAKPHHQSFWLWVMCLTGVDYFSTLGYQPSIAYENAGLLAPLATIVLVLVTLFGALPIYWYVCGRSHGGQGSIGMLAKLVSGWGGKVLVLTLLGFAATDFVITKTLSGADAAVHLITNPNWPLEVPDDDEKTRQAIYVTGFLLMLLGASFMRGFREVIGLAVVIVGAYLLLSGIVIGAGVAHLVKHPEAFHQLIEHIRAGEWYLKESERPLAGTGLFTIIAISLIIFPKLALGLSGFETGVAVMPLVKGRPTDDPKDPKGRVANTRKLLITAAAIMSVYLVCSSVVVACLVPPEHLVKVNAAGAERDGVADKELKAKDRALAYLAHGENREGKLLPFFGDEFGTVYDIATVIILWFAGASAMAGLLNLVPQYLPRYGMAPEWTRATRPLVLMFTVINLIVTVIFRANVDAQSAAYATGVLVLITSGCVASVIDIWQRRTGRWYSRLCWPFLLITLVFVYTTIANVFEKPDGIKIAAFFILAILVTSFWSRWARSRELRFAGFKLPDAESRLMWDTIRDLELTVLVPHRPGRRSLANKEGQIRREHRIPRDLMIVFVEVELDDTSDFVNEPELRVTREEGRYVVKITGAASIAHTLAALALEMAKVGRPPEVHFGWTDDSPVSGTLGFLLFGEGNVPWMVRDLIRRAQPDESKRPLIIIAGTA encoded by the coding sequence ATGAGCGATCAACCCGGTGCCCACGCGGAGCCGGCCAAACCGCACCACCAGTCCTTCTGGCTGTGGGTGATGTGTCTGACCGGCGTCGACTACTTCTCCACCCTCGGCTACCAGCCGTCCATCGCTTACGAGAACGCGGGCCTGCTCGCGCCGCTCGCGACGATCGTCCTCGTCCTCGTCACGCTGTTCGGCGCGTTACCCATCTACTGGTACGTGTGCGGGCGCTCCCACGGGGGCCAGGGGTCGATCGGGATGCTCGCGAAGCTCGTCTCCGGGTGGGGCGGGAAGGTGCTCGTCCTGACGCTGCTCGGGTTCGCGGCCACCGACTTTGTCATCACGAAGACGCTCTCGGGCGCGGACGCGGCCGTCCACTTAATTACCAACCCGAACTGGCCGCTTGAGGTCCCCGACGACGACGAGAAGACCCGGCAGGCGATCTACGTGACCGGGTTCCTACTCATGCTCCTCGGCGCGTCGTTTATGCGCGGGTTCCGCGAGGTCATCGGACTGGCGGTCGTGATCGTCGGCGCGTACCTGCTGTTAAGTGGGATCGTGATCGGGGCGGGCGTGGCCCACCTGGTCAAGCACCCGGAGGCGTTCCACCAACTGATCGAGCACATCCGCGCGGGCGAGTGGTACCTGAAAGAATCGGAGCGCCCGCTCGCGGGCACCGGGCTGTTCACGATCATCGCGATCAGCCTGATTATTTTCCCCAAGCTGGCCCTCGGCCTCTCGGGGTTTGAAACGGGCGTTGCGGTTATGCCGCTCGTGAAGGGGCGCCCGACCGACGACCCGAAAGACCCAAAGGGCCGGGTCGCGAACACGCGCAAGTTGCTCATCACCGCGGCCGCGATCATGTCTGTTTACCTCGTCTGCTCGTCGGTTGTGGTCGCATGCTTAGTGCCCCCCGAACACCTCGTGAAAGTGAACGCGGCCGGGGCGGAACGGGACGGGGTCGCCGACAAGGAACTGAAGGCCAAGGACCGCGCGCTCGCGTACCTGGCGCACGGCGAGAACCGGGAGGGCAAGTTGCTCCCGTTCTTCGGCGACGAGTTCGGGACCGTCTACGACATTGCGACCGTCATCATTCTGTGGTTCGCCGGGGCGAGCGCGATGGCGGGGTTGCTCAATCTCGTCCCACAGTACCTCCCGCGCTACGGCATGGCCCCCGAGTGGACCCGCGCGACGCGCCCGCTCGTGCTGATGTTCACGGTCATCAACCTTATTGTGACGGTGATCTTCAGAGCGAACGTGGACGCCCAGAGCGCGGCCTACGCCACCGGCGTACTGGTGCTCATCACGAGCGGTTGCGTCGCCAGCGTCATCGACATCTGGCAACGGCGCACGGGCCGGTGGTATTCGCGGTTGTGCTGGCCGTTTTTGCTCATCACGCTGGTGTTCGTCTACACCACGATCGCCAACGTGTTCGAGAAGCCGGACGGGATCAAGATCGCGGCGTTCTTCATCCTCGCGATTCTCGTCACGTCGTTCTGGTCGCGGTGGGCGCGGAGCCGCGAGCTGCGGTTCGCCGGGTTCAAGCTCCCGGACGCGGAATCGCGCCTCATGTGGGACACGATCCGCGACCTGGAACTCACCGTGCTCGTGCCGCACCGCCCCGGGCGCCGGAGCCTCGCCAACAAGGAGGGTCAGATCCGGCGCGAGCACCGCATCCCGCGCGACCTGATGATCGTGTTCGTCGAGGTGGAACTGGACGATACGAGCGACTTCGTGAACGAGCCGGAACTGCGAGTCACGCGCGAGGAGGGGCGCTACGTGGTGAAGATTACGGGGGCCGCGTCGATCGCGCACACGCTCGCGGCGCTCGCGCTAGAAATGGCGAAGGTCGGGCGCCCCCCAGAGGTCCACTTCGGGTGGACCGACGACAGCCCGGTATCCGGCACGCTCGGCTTCCTTCTCTTCGGTGAGGGCAACGTGCCGTGGATGGTGCGCGACCTGATTCGCCGCGCGCAGCCCGACGAGTCGAAGCGCCCGCTCATTATCATCGCGGGCACTGCGTAA
- a CDS encoding ABC transporter permease subunit, producing MLGPIFSRELVTVPRRSGHYAQRVALIGLLGILGITTWQATIGFARDATLGEAANVGLLLFQIVAFVQLLLTLFFATLSAASAVSQEKDRRTFVLLLLTDMRDYEIVLGKLIGALLPILILLFVSAPVLSMLLLLGGISPEQVLQAVLVLFSSAIAAGSLGGLIALWREKTYQALALSVLFLVLYVCVTQGVTSVGPLVSSGVDWSSAQAWLDPFIAMQSVLEPPTDGWQGIAPAYGFLVVMFVLCAAMNGVGIWKLRKWNPSGEPIMQREGAAEVEDLESDVAIAAEKRAKAHAAPGEVRQVWPNPILWRETRTLAYGRRPLLVKFAFGIVLALILYFAVSELNRPGGRPSFAAAYGLVPVAVLSLLLVAAQAVTSITSERDGGALDVLLVTDVSPKEFVFGKLLGVLYNTKEYIIPPLLLAAFYAIRGALTRTPPGTPTAEALATNLGPLVAVCGALIVLFGFAVTLGLHVSLRIVQSRLAIAHTLGTVFFLSVGTLISIYLIVINGGSFGNQWFSFISFLILGIGGLLYVLSADRPATALTIASVVCPLAMFYCVVNVLIGGKPGTDESGDPLIPFLMLGAAFGFAIFSMLFPLVTDFDVSLGRTAQPNES from the coding sequence GTGCTCGGTCCGATCTTTTCGCGGGAACTCGTGACCGTGCCGCGCCGCAGCGGCCACTACGCCCAGCGCGTGGCACTCATCGGGCTGCTCGGGATTCTGGGCATCACCACCTGGCAGGCCACAATCGGGTTCGCACGCGACGCGACCCTCGGTGAAGCCGCGAACGTCGGGCTGCTCCTGTTCCAAATCGTCGCGTTCGTCCAGTTGCTCCTCACGCTGTTCTTCGCCACCCTCTCGGCCGCCAGTGCGGTTTCGCAGGAAAAAGACCGCCGGACGTTCGTGCTGCTCCTGCTCACGGACATGCGCGACTACGAAATCGTGCTCGGGAAGCTCATCGGTGCGCTGCTGCCGATTCTGATCCTGCTCTTTGTAAGCGCGCCCGTGTTGTCCATGCTCTTGTTGCTCGGCGGTATCAGTCCCGAACAGGTACTTCAAGCGGTTCTGGTTCTGTTCTCGTCGGCGATTGCGGCCGGTTCGCTCGGCGGGTTGATCGCGCTGTGGCGCGAGAAGACCTATCAGGCCCTCGCCCTTTCGGTACTGTTCCTCGTCCTATACGTCTGCGTCACTCAGGGCGTCACTTCGGTCGGGCCGCTCGTTTCGAGTGGCGTGGATTGGTCCAGCGCGCAAGCGTGGCTCGACCCGTTTATCGCCATGCAATCGGTGCTCGAACCGCCGACCGACGGCTGGCAGGGAATTGCCCCCGCTTACGGCTTCTTGGTGGTGATGTTCGTGCTGTGCGCCGCGATGAACGGCGTGGGGATCTGGAAACTGCGGAAGTGGAACCCGAGTGGCGAACCGATCATGCAGCGCGAGGGCGCGGCGGAAGTCGAAGACCTCGAATCGGACGTGGCAATCGCGGCCGAGAAGCGAGCCAAGGCGCACGCGGCGCCGGGCGAAGTCCGACAAGTGTGGCCCAACCCGATCCTGTGGCGCGAAACCCGCACGCTCGCTTACGGTCGGCGCCCGTTGCTCGTGAAGTTCGCGTTCGGGATCGTGCTCGCGCTCATCCTGTACTTCGCCGTGAGCGAACTGAACCGCCCCGGCGGGCGCCCCAGCTTCGCCGCCGCTTACGGACTCGTTCCGGTCGCCGTACTGAGCCTCCTGCTCGTTGCGGCGCAGGCCGTCACCTCGATCACGTCCGAGCGCGACGGCGGTGCGCTCGACGTCCTGCTGGTGACCGACGTTTCGCCGAAAGAGTTCGTCTTCGGCAAGCTCCTCGGTGTGCTCTACAACACGAAAGAGTACATCATTCCGCCACTGTTACTCGCGGCGTTCTACGCGATCCGTGGGGCACTCACGCGCACACCACCGGGAACACCGACGGCCGAAGCGCTCGCCACAAACCTCGGCCCGCTCGTCGCGGTGTGCGGCGCGCTGATCGTGTTGTTCGGATTCGCGGTTACACTCGGGTTGCACGTCTCGCTCCGCATCGTGCAGAGCCGGCTCGCGATCGCGCACACGCTGGGTACCGTCTTCTTCCTCTCGGTCGGTACGCTCATCAGCATCTACCTGATCGTCATCAACGGTGGTAGCTTCGGGAATCAGTGGTTCAGCTTCATCTCGTTCCTCATTCTCGGTATCGGCGGGTTGCTCTACGTGCTCAGCGCCGACCGACCGGCCACCGCCCTCACGATCGCGAGTGTGGTGTGCCCGCTCGCCATGTTCTACTGCGTGGTGAACGTCCTGATCGGCGGCAAGCCGGGCACGGACGAATCGGGCGACCCGCTCATCCCGTTCCTCATGCTCGGGGCCGCGTTCGGGTTCGCCATCTTCTCGATGCTGTTCCCGCTCGTGACCGACTTCGACGTGTCGCTCGGGCGCACCGCTCAACCGAACGAGAGCTGA
- a CDS encoding zinc-dependent alcohol dehydrogenase family protein — protein sequence MKALVIQPAFGLENLAVVDRPDPSPGPGQVLVRVRAASLNFRDLLLAKGLYNPKLQFPRILGSDAAGEVIAVGSGVTRFKAGDRIANCFMPDWEDGPISDAAAKSTFGNDRDGVFAELVAVEERALVAIPAHLTFEEAATLPCAAVTAWNALTTAGTSAGTTVLLQGTGGVSIFALQLAHALGARALITSSSDEKLARAAALGATAGVNYRTNADWDKWARQQTGGVGVDVVVEVGGAGTLEHSVKAVKTGGHVALIGVLSGMGAFNPLPILMKAVRLQGVFVGSRAMFEQMNRVIAEKQIRPVIDRVFPFTEAPAAFRYLESGSHFGKIVMSM from the coding sequence TTGAAGGCACTCGTCATCCAACCCGCGTTCGGATTAGAAAATCTCGCCGTCGTGGACCGCCCCGACCCAAGCCCGGGACCGGGTCAGGTGCTGGTCCGCGTGCGGGCCGCGTCGCTGAACTTTCGCGATCTGTTGCTTGCGAAGGGGTTGTACAACCCCAAGCTCCAGTTCCCCCGAATCCTCGGCTCCGACGCTGCGGGTGAAGTTATCGCAGTCGGCAGCGGCGTGACGCGATTCAAGGCGGGCGATCGCATCGCGAACTGCTTCATGCCCGACTGGGAAGACGGGCCGATCAGCGACGCGGCGGCGAAATCGACGTTCGGTAACGACCGCGACGGCGTGTTCGCCGAACTTGTGGCGGTCGAAGAACGCGCACTGGTCGCCATTCCCGCCCACCTCACATTCGAGGAAGCCGCGACGCTCCCGTGCGCGGCGGTGACCGCGTGGAACGCACTGACGACCGCGGGAACGAGTGCCGGAACAACCGTACTTTTGCAAGGAACCGGGGGCGTGTCTATCTTCGCGCTGCAACTCGCGCATGCGCTCGGAGCACGCGCGCTCATTACATCCAGCAGCGACGAAAAGCTCGCGCGCGCGGCGGCACTCGGTGCAACCGCAGGCGTGAACTACCGCACGAACGCGGACTGGGATAAGTGGGCGCGTCAACAGACCGGCGGAGTGGGTGTGGATGTGGTCGTGGAAGTCGGCGGCGCGGGAACGCTGGAGCACTCGGTCAAGGCGGTCAAAACGGGTGGACACGTCGCGCTAATCGGAGTTCTTTCCGGTATGGGAGCGTTCAATCCGTTGCCGATCCTGATGAAAGCGGTCCGACTCCAAGGCGTGTTCGTAGGCTCGCGCGCGATGTTCGAGCAAATGAATCGCGTGATTGCGGAGAAGCAAATTCGGCCCGTCATCGATCGCGTATTCCCGTTCACCGAGGCGCCAGCCGCGTTCAGGTACCTGGAAAGCGGCTCGCACTTCGGCAAAATTGTTATGAGCATGTGA
- a CDS encoding sialidase family protein: MFIFEKAPFPSCHASTLVEHEEGKLMAAWFGGKDEGAKDVQIWASTFEGKAWSEPKVLGTEPGQPCWNPVLFKTAKGTLFLWYKAGPKPDNWTGYVRTSTDNGKTWTKPEIMPSSLVGPVRAKPIQLANGTILAGTSWESYRNWTPFVDRSTDEGKTWKRSNPFPVPEKFHQIQPTLFEAKDGKIVALMRSSNPRMICRAESADGGATFSPAEETKLANPSSGIDCVKTKEGDIFLIYNPTALLRTPISLARSTDDGKTWTKVVDLETEPGEYSYPAIIQAAAGTLEITYTWKRTHIKYHSVDPKKYRN, encoded by the coding sequence ATGTTCATATTCGAGAAAGCCCCCTTCCCGTCCTGCCACGCCTCCACCCTCGTGGAGCACGAAGAAGGCAAGCTCATGGCCGCGTGGTTCGGCGGCAAAGACGAAGGGGCGAAGGACGTACAAATCTGGGCCAGCACCTTCGAGGGGAAAGCGTGGAGCGAGCCGAAGGTGCTCGGCACCGAACCGGGCCAACCGTGCTGGAACCCGGTGCTGTTCAAAACCGCGAAGGGAACGCTCTTCCTCTGGTATAAGGCCGGTCCGAAGCCGGACAACTGGACCGGGTACGTCCGCACTTCGACGGACAACGGTAAAACGTGGACGAAGCCCGAAATCATGCCCAGTTCGCTCGTCGGTCCCGTGCGCGCGAAGCCTATCCAGCTCGCGAACGGCACGATTCTCGCTGGCACTTCGTGGGAGAGTTATCGCAACTGGACGCCGTTCGTGGATCGCTCTACCGACGAAGGTAAAACCTGGAAGCGCTCGAACCCGTTCCCGGTCCCGGAGAAGTTCCACCAGATTCAGCCGACCCTGTTTGAAGCGAAAGACGGGAAGATCGTCGCGCTGATGCGATCGAGCAACCCGCGCATGATTTGCCGGGCGGAATCTGCGGACGGCGGCGCCACGTTTTCACCGGCCGAGGAAACGAAGCTCGCGAACCCGAGTTCGGGGATCGACTGCGTGAAGACAAAAGAGGGGGACATATTCCTGATTTACAACCCTACCGCCCTGCTCCGCACGCCGATCAGCCTCGCCCGTTCGACCGACGACGGTAAAACGTGGACCAAGGTCGTGGACCTCGAAACCGAACCGGGCGAATACTCGTACCCTGCCATCATTCAGGCCGCTGCGGGAACGCTGGAGATCACGTACACGTGGAAGCGAACACATATCAAGTACCACAGCGTGGACCCCAAGAAGTACCGGAACTGA
- a CDS encoding DUF4112 domain-containing protein produces the protein MEANTYQVPQRGPQEVPELTTVRILPTQAEQAELAIIRALAKVMDEAVTLPNTNLKVGLDALLGLLPVVGDLSSAAIGAYILRAATRLGVPSVVIAQMLLNLLIDAVLGMVPIFGDYLDVLYKANVKNVALIERAIENRRTAAASSWFKLIGTFGAFALIVGGGIVGTVYAVKWLWNAM, from the coding sequence GTGGAAGCGAACACATATCAAGTACCACAGCGTGGACCCCAAGAAGTACCGGAACTGACCACCGTCCGGATTCTTCCCACGCAGGCGGAACAGGCCGAACTCGCGATCATCCGGGCACTGGCAAAGGTGATGGACGAAGCCGTCACCCTTCCCAACACGAACCTCAAGGTCGGACTCGACGCGCTACTCGGACTCCTGCCCGTTGTGGGCGACCTGAGTAGCGCGGCGATCGGCGCGTACATTCTCCGCGCTGCCACGCGACTCGGGGTTCCGTCAGTCGTCATCGCCCAGATGCTCCTCAACCTGCTGATCGATGCCGTACTGGGAATGGTCCCAATTTTCGGTGACTACCTCGACGTGCTGTACAAGGCGAACGTGAAAAACGTCGCCCTGATCGAACGGGCCATCGAAAATCGGCGGACGGCCGCAGCTTCGAGTTGGTTCAAGCTGATCGGCACATTTGGGGCGTTCGCCCTGATCGTCGGTGGAGGGATCGTTGGTACCGTGTATGCCGTGAAGTGGTTGTGGAACGCGATGTGA